From the genome of Odocoileus virginianus isolate 20LAN1187 ecotype Illinois chromosome 4, Ovbor_1.2, whole genome shotgun sequence:
ACATGTTGCAGAAACCCGAGAGCGGGGCTCTCCCCATCCCTCAGGCGGAGAGGGAGATGGATGGCAGCCATGACGGTGAGACCCAGGCTCTGACCGCCTCGCAGGAGATGGCCCCGAGCCCCCTTCTGCAGGAGAGCCCCGAGGAGGACCTTGGCGCTGTAAGGGAGGAGGGGGCTACGGAGCCCTGTCTCACCCCGAGAGGCGCGAGGGCTTTGGCAGCCAAAACCTTGGCCCGGCGTAGAGCCTGCCGCCGTCTGGATCGGACGGTAGCCGAGTTGGTGCAATTTCTGCTGTtgaaggacagaaagaagagCCCCATCACTCGCTCCGAGATGGTGAAATACGTTATCGGAGACTTAAAGGATCTATTCCCTGAGATCATCGCAAGGGCCGCAGACCATCTGCGGTATGTCTTCGGTTTCGAGCTGAAACAGCTTGACCGCAAGCACCACACTTACATCCTGATCAACAAACTAAAACCTATTGAGGATGAGGAGGAGGCTCTGAGAGGAGATGGCCCCAGATTGGGTCTCTTAATGATGATCTTGGGCCTTATCTACATGAAAGGTAATAGCGCCAGAGAGGCACAGGTCTGGGCGATGCTGCGTCGGTTGGGGGTGCGTCCCTCAAAGTATCACTTCCTCTTTGGGTACCCGAAGAGGCTTATTATGGAAGATTTCGTGCAGCTGAGATACCTCAATTACAGGCGTGTGCCTCACACCAACCCACCGGAATGTGAATTCTCTTGGGGTCCCCGAAGCAACTTGGAAACCAGCAAGATGAAAGTTCTGGGGTTCGTGGCCAAACTCCATAAGAAAGAACCCCAACACTGGCCAGTGCAGTACCGTGAGGCCCTGGCAGATGAGGCTGATAGGGCCAGAGCTGGGGCTAGTGTGAGGGCTAGGGCCAGCACCTACCCCTGGTGAGggccaggtgggggtggggggatataAAAGCTACCGTCTGCGTCATAAGTAGACTCGGTGGGGAGAGGGTCTTTATTTATGTAGCATTTGTGTTCGTGTAACTAGGATTTAGTTTTTGTATCTTGCTCAGTTTTGCTATGTTTAATATATTGTTAAATTGATGTTTATAAATGAAATTCGTCTACTTTTTCCTGTAGGATTTTGTTGTAGATTTTTGCTGGTTTTGTAAAATGAATTGaaaatctttacattttcttctgtGGTCTTGAACAAATTATGCAGCACCAAATGATGTATTTAATTAGTTTGAAGAAACTCAGCAGTATGATGATCTGgtgccaggggaaaaaaatagctgAATGGTACCTAGCTTTTGTCTattgtataaagaaaaaagactgacATGTAATTCTGCTTAGTTATTATAAtacctggtgggggtggggatgaaaTAAATTAGAGGTATAACCTGGTacacctaataaatatttgttaggcATCTTTTGTGTGATGCTCTGTTGCGGGTATTTGGgaattaaagggcttcccaggtgactcaggttaaagaacctgcctgcaatgcaggagacccaggttccatccctgggctgggaagatcccctggaggagggactggcaacccacttcagtattcttacctggagaagtctgtggacagaggagcctggagagctacagtccatgggatcgaagagttggacatgactgagcaactaatacacatgCTGAGCAAGATAAAGGTCCTGCTCTTCAGAGCTgggcagtaaataaataaaccagaaaTTACAGTTCAGTGAGTTGAAGGCTGCAGTGGGACATCCAGCCCCACCGGAGTGATTGGGTGAGGTTTGCCTGAAATTACCTTTAGTGGAACTTCAGTGTAGGGACGGTGAAAAGACAGGGTGGGAGGAGACGGGCAGGCGAGGGGAGGGGGGTGAGGAAAAGAAGTTGCAATGAGGAGATGGTATTAGAAATGACTActtaagatgctctttagttACATGGGATGACTTGATAGATAGCAGATCTGGAAAACACCCACCTTTGGCCAGTGCACTTGGCCCAGGGCAGTTTATTACAGTGCATACATGATGGTGTCTGTTGACATTTTGGTCTCCATCTCCCTTCTCTCAAGCTTCATACGTTGTCCTCTTCTACCAAAGCTCCCAGGGACCAAGCACTATAACAATTCTGGAACAGTATGTAGGGTGGAGGGTATGTGTGACGTCCACTACTGTCAAGAAGTCTTCACAAACTCTCTCTTGGCACCAGAAAGCCCAGCACCTTCATCCATGTCTCTGCTTGCTGCTTTCCACTTGCTATCTCTCATTAGGAGAACTATAGATGTTTTTCACATTCTTAATACCCATGAAGAGTCATCAACAAAAGCAGCTCAAGCCTGTGCAGTGCCCACCACCTTCACTCTGAGGATGAATCCTGTAGAATGGGTACATAGAAGAATAAGGAACCTAGATGAGTGATAACCAAACTAGAGCTGGGTGTAGGAGGATTGAGAAGCTGTCCCCCTACAGCTGCCATATACAGAAGAcccacttctttctctctttactgccagtttttgtgtgtgtgtactttccATTGCACCTGAATAACATATCTGAGTATGTTAAGGTTAGCACGGAATACAAATACTTTGAGATAGAGGCCCAGGGATCCAAAAAATCACAGACCAAAAGCTATAAGTTTATGGGTAAAGAAGTTTACTAATGATTATGACTTCTGGAcagtttattaatattaattcattaaacaAAATTACTGAGTGCCCACTATATGCCAAGGACTCTGCCGGGTTCCAAAgataaaaaagggaaaactgaTTTTACCCTCAAGGAATAATAGTGATAATTTCTCAcatttgtattttctcacagCTGTTGAGAGGTCAGCGGTGTGTGCACCTGAAGGTCTGATTACTTGGTGATTTGCTTATGGTCACTTGACAAAAAACAGCACTAAGACAAGAACCCAAGTCCCTTGCCTCCCAGTGTGTTTCATTCTAATACATTGTGCCCCATGTCTGGCTTCCGATACGTtgtatgtgattttatttatcaCAACTGCCAGAATCAAGCGAGGCACGTGTAATTAATGCCAGTTGCCACTGCAGTCCTTATGGGGTAAATAGAATAGAAATACTTCCCATTTCACTGGCAGTAGAGGTGACGCTGAAAGGCAGATGTATAGTTCATGGCAAGATAGGACTAACAACTACCATTTATTAGACATTGCTACAGGCCAAAAGCATTCCCCTCTCCTTTTCACAACCATATTGCAAAGTTGGGTATTATGAAataccttcattttacagatattaaTACTTGCCATTTATCCAATACCTAATATGAGCCAGCTTTTTAATGCTTTACAtatgttttaatgatttttaaaacaatctaaCAGGATAGATACTATCTGTTCCATTTTGAACTATgcaaactgaaactcagagaagcTGTAAAGTTCTCATAGATAGCGTATGACATAACAAGGGTTGGAACTGAAGCCTGACTGGGTCAAAACCCCACAACTTTTCACTGTtacacatttccttctttttggaaCTTCTTTCAGACTTGGGGACTCATGTTCTTTCTTCCAAACATGGCTGTCTCTCTGGAGATACAAACAAGGATTGTATAACCAAGGTAATTATGACAAGACTCTGGTCTGTGAGAAGGTAAAAAGGAGGTTAAAATAAAGTTGGAGAGTTATCTGTGGACATTGGTTCCAGCTCTGCCTACCTGCAGTGTTCTGAGTGCTGACTACAACGTGTAGAATGTGTAGCTTTACTCAAACTCAGCACGTTTTGTTCTCATAGGCCATGTTTCCTCAATCTTCGTTAGTCTGCTCTCTCCATTAAGGCTCAAATTAAGTCTTTCATGCCATGAAACAATCAAATACCATTTGTGGACCTGCAAATATTCCCAGCGTTGCTTCCAGATGGTACGGAGGGCTGGCAGAACTCATATCCTTGCCTCAGGATTAAAGACCTCCATGTCACAGATGCCATCATCAGCTCCTCAGAAGTACTAAAAGTGTGGCCTCTGGGCCCATGTGTAGAGCAGACCTTGGCCATGGTGAGAGCAGGAGATGAATTCACGCATGGCTTACGGTCACTCacatgaggaagaaggaaggccTGGATCCCTGGTCTTCTTTCCCTTCAGGCACAGGCAGAACTAGATCTTCCTGGGTGAAACTGTGTGAGTGGGAGAGCAAAGAGATTTTGTCAGGGGAGTGATAGCAGATGGATTACTTCAGATCACACTTACTCTACCACAACAAGGTAACAAAACCAGGAAAGAGAAGTCCCTCGAAAACTGAATCAAGTCTTAGACAATGGGAAAGTTTCAGTTCTGCCACAAACTCTGCAGAGATCTTGACATTCACCAGAGTCAGGACTTTTGACCCACTGGAACTTGGAGAGTGGGTGTTTGGAAACAGACTCCAGTTGATTACAGCCCCAACATCTAACAGTCACGGAGGGCTCTGGAGGTGGCAGCTCATTCACAGCCCCTGTAAATCAGGCCTCAATTCATAGGCTCAATCACAATTTCCACTTGAGATAATTATGCTCCATGCCTTGGTCATGGTGGCAATTGATGCTTGTGCAAATTAGTCCTCAAATTGTGCAGCCCAGCAGAGATGGCAACAATTACCTCCCAGCAGAAATATAGTGTACTGACTAAGGAGGTTAGGTGTTCTGAAAAGTGTCCCAATCAAGGTCTTTTAAAAGTCATGactatgtgaccttgaacaaggaATTCCAAACTCTGAGGGCTGAAACTTTAGGAAAGATTAGTGGGTGATTGGAGTTAATGGTTAGCTACACTCCACACCCATAACCCATCCTACCAGCCGACTGCAGACCCTGCCCAGTTCCCAGGCTAGTCGCCACTGATAACGATAGCAGTCAACAATTATTAAGCCTTATCTACCAGGCATGGTGCTAAGATGATAACTGAAATGATAACCAAATTGGCTCCCTGTCTACTCCTGTACCCTCTCAACAGCCAGTCGAAGGTGGACTGGGCGAAATTTTTCTTCCTGAAGCAGTTCAACAAAGGGAGACTTGGCCTCCTGCTGATCACTCTCCTGGGCATCCTGGCAGTCGTGCTTATCAAGGTGGGCTACTACAACAGACCCTGGCCACCTCCTCATCGTATCTGCTGAATTATTCTTCTGCTAAGTGGCTAACAAAccaatcatttttaaattgtaccAGAACTTTTAAGAAGATATGCAAACACACCATCTTTGCCATTAACCATTAATAAAACTCACCACTTCAATCAAAGCCCCCCCATTTACCCACCCTCCCGGCCCCCCAGAACTGAGCATGCTTGCTCAGAGAACCTGCGTCCCTAGAGCTCTGGGCTGGATGGGGAATGCGCTGGGTGATCCCACGTTCCCAGAACCTGCTCAGTGACTCCTCCTCTCCAGGGACATGGGGCTCGCCACCCCCACCTTCAGGCAGCACCCCCTGAAGACTTCCAGAGCCCGCCCCACCCAGGTTTCCAGGTCTCAGTCCAGAGAGGTGAGGCAAGATCTCCCAGATCCCTCAGGGTTTGGGGCACTAGAACTGGGGTGTGGGGAACCCTGTCCTTGATCCTGGGACCTGAAGACTGACCTCCAGAAGGCGTTCCTCCTTTTCCACCAGTCTCCGTCCTGTCTCGTGCTTGGCTTGTGATGGTCAGTTGTAACATCCACATGGGGGTAAATCCTCAGGCTCCTGGAAGGCAGCTGCCACGTTGGTGCAGGAATCACCTGTCATTCATAGGCTGTGTGCGTCTTACAAAGCCCCTGACCTGTTTTCCTTCTGTTGTGACAGTACTCAGACAATACCCGGCCTCAAGCAGGGCCTGCATGTGGCAAGTCAGTGGTTCTTTAGGGAGGAATCTTGTTTCTGTACCATGAGGCAAGTAAGCATCcccttggcttcccttgtggctcagctggtaaaaaatccgcctgtaatgccagagacctgggtttgatccctgggttgtgaagataccctggagaagggaatggctacccactccattattctggcctggaaaattctatggactgtataatccatggagtcgcaaagagtcggacatgactgagcgactttcaccttcacttcacttctacaCAACAGCCCCATGAGGCAGATTCTGCATTGGCTGTCATTGCAACACTGTAGGCAGACCACAAGGAAAGCATAATTCCTTTCATTCTGTCAGTGCacaagttaaatgacttgcccaaggtcatgacATAACTTGTGAGCGGTGAATCCAGAacttgaacctgaatctcctggtTCTTGCTGTTATTCCACCCTGCTGGTCTGCAGAAGGTTCTCAGGGAGCACCTAAGCTCCCTTTGGGAAAATGGGGctgagggagaagaaagaaaacatctggGCCTGGTCCTTTATACCATCACCTAGAACACCCAGAGGAGAGTCAGTGAGGAACAGGAGGAACAAACTGGCTTCTCTGACTGCAGGGTCACCAGAAGGGACCCAGACTGGGAGGGGAACCCATTTGAAGGAATGCCAGCTCTGGGCAGCAGCACTGTGGTTCCTGCAGTGGGGGGCCCCCAAGATGCAGAGGGGCATCagcacagtgagggacacccatgAGGACAGAGAGGTCTCCTACAGTGGCAAGTCCCTGGCCCCCAGAGCAGACAGATCTGCTCTTCACCCCACTCTGCCATGCACTCCTGTCTGCCTTCAGCTGAGTACCTaattctctgagctttggtttcctcatctttcaAACAGAGATAAAGCTACCTCCTTCAAAACACCATGCAGCCTGAGGGAGGGGATTACCAGGCACTTCACATAAGATCTGCCACATGGGAAACTAGTGTTATTGTAAACTGTGTCCACTCATGCAACAAACACTTATCTTCTGTACATACATCCTGGTGGTGAGATGACAGCAGGGAATAACAGGCGAAAATCCTTGTCCTCTAGAGCTTTCAGGTCAGTATGAGGAGATAGACAATAAGGAAGTATAATACACAGCATGGCGGGTGGAAGTCTATGTTGGAGGGACAAGCAAAGCAGGAAAGGGGGTGTGCAAGTTTAAATAGCCTGCTCAGGGAAAGCCTCGCCACTGAGACATTTGAGTCAAAactgaaggtgaaaaaaaaaaacaacaactgaagGTGAGAAGCAGAAAGCCCACAAGCTGTCTGAGTAGGGGGACCCAGGAGGAGGGGGTCAGCAGATGGAACAATGAGTGTGAAGGCCAAGGGTGGAAGCAGGCCAGGCGGTTTCTGAGAAGTAGCTCCTACAAGCAGAGTGAGAGATGGGGGAGGGCTGAGAAGAAGGAGTGTTCCTTCTCCTCAAGGAGCTGGCACCAGGACCTAAAACAATGAATAAACACAGAGCTGCACCCAAGAGTTCCCGTCGGAGCTCAGCAGAGGAAGAAACCACAGCAGCCTGAGGCAGCAGGGCCTTCCGCTGGGCCCAGAAGGGGAAGGAAAGACAAAATATTCCTTATATGTAGCGTTTGTGTTTCTAATTACAAGTGCTTGTAGTGGAAAATTtggagagttccataaaaacataaagaagaaaatggattctCTAGAATACTGGCACCCAGAGGCAACCACAGTTAACAGTGCAGTATGGTTTAATATCTCTAGTATATTTAGTTTTCACCTGCCAAGGGTAGAAATGATTTGTTGCTACTTTAACAAAATGAGCCACAATGACACTGAGCCCCACTCCAAGCAATATTTCCTCAAATACTTCTGGGTGTTCCTAGTGGGACATCTCAAAGGATGTCACAAACCCATATCCACAGCAGTCACCATGTGGGACTTATGGAGGCCCATGAAAGGAGCCTCTGCCGGACATGGTCCCTTGTGGGGTCCTTAGCATCCATGGCTGCTGTCTCCTCTGATGGCCACCAGGGTACCAGAGGGATGCTATGTTCTGTGTGCAGGGGTGGACAGCGTGTCCTTCTCCCCAACTCTGTGTCAAGAAATATCACCCGGGTCCCAAAGCAGCAGTGCCAGGGCCTCTCCAACCTCCTTAGGAAGCCTGCTTGTCTCTGCTTACAGTGTCTTACAAGCAACTCTCCAAACTTCAGCTGAAAATATTTGACTCCACTGGGACCAGTTCAGGTTCCCTTCCTCCACAACTCTTTTTCTCAAACcttaggaaaaaaaggaacaaaaaggcAGTCCCTGTCTCCCAAGACATGTCTGTTTACACTGCGAACCAGAGCAGTGAACATATGCACTCACGCTGACAGTGACTACACAGTTTAAGATTGGTGCTGATTTtcccaaaacaaagcaaaatctgCCCCAATGGTAAATTAAATcctctgctgttgctgctgctgctgctaagtcacatcagtcgtgtccgactctgtgcgaccccacagacggcagcccaccaggctcccccgtccctgggattctccaggcaagaacactggagtgggttgccatgtccttctccaatgcatgaaactgaaaagtgaaagtgaagtcactcagtcgtgtctgactcttagagaccccatggactgcagcctaccaggctcctctgtccctgggattttccaggcaagagtactggagtgggttgccattgccttctctgattaaatCCTCTGCCTCTATGCAAATCACTAGCAATTAGTTCCCTTCCTCCATGTTTCCCAGCTTCTCCTCATCATGTTTTTAAAACCAAAGGGTGCATCTCAGCCGGGGATGCTGTATACCATGAGAGATGGCTATAATTTAGGTAAAAGGTTGGAACGGAGGAAAGGATTCTAGGCAAGGGAAATCACTTCAGCTAAGGTCAGGTAGCAAGAGTGTGCGGTGTCCTGGGGACCATAAGGGGACCAGTTAGGTTGAAGCAGAATTtgtggaggagaggagaggggagggcgcTGTGGATGGAGATAGACAGTGGCTGAGCGAAAGCCATGAGCACATGGATGGTGGCTTGGTTGGTCATGGAgggggaggctggaggcagggaggccactCTACACTGGAGTGGATGGCAGCCTGATGTGGGGAGTGGTACAGCAGGAACGAGAGTGGGAAGGACTGGCTGGGGGACGAGCTTGGAACAACTGGATAACTGGTTGGCTTTGGGAAATGCAACAGAGGGACATGTGAGGTATGACTCAGAACTTCAAGCTGGCATGTCTAGAAGTGTGCTGGAGTCATTCATTAGAACAGCTGGATGCCCAGGGGGAGCTGGTTTGTGGTCAAGAAAATGGCTATTGTCATCAGTTACACTGAGTCTCAGCTGCTTAGTTGAGTATCTAATGGATACATGGAGATGGAGCAGAGGAGGGACACTGAGGCTGAAGGTAGACACTCTGAGTCAGTCTCTTTGAAGACGTAGCCCAAACCATGGGCTTTCTCCTTGAGAGAGAGTGCAGAGGGAGGAGAGCTGAAACTTGACGAGCTCAGGTTCTTGCTGAAAGCAAGGGTCTTGGCAGTCCCAAGCAGCTTACACAGAAACTCAGTCCTGCCCCCAGAGTGGCCTTCTGGGCCCATTTCCTAATTATATTTCTAACAAATGATCTGGGGGATAAGAAGAAAGTctcagagggaacagcatggccAGGGACTCATGGAACTGGGAAAACAGAAGCTGCAAGTTGCTGCAGGTTGGCGTCAGTGACAGGGAGGCCAAGAGTCTTTGTGTgcattaaaaatggaactacaaACACACAGTCACATTGCAGCTGGAAGGACTCAGGACAGACCTAACCAAGGCTGAAATGGGTCAACTTATGAGCTTCCAGACTTAGCAACCTTTCTCTCCCAGCTTTATAAAGGACCTTCTGTCTTGGAATGGAACTTTCCAGGAAACAGCATTACCTTTGACCAGATCTGAGATATCTCCACAGTGTAGGACAGATCCCGAGTGAGGGAAGTTCCACTTAGGGAGAACCCACACATTCAGCCTCTTGGACACACAGGGCATGTTGCCCAGACACAAACGCACACTTGGTATATATCAATACACATACAAATATCTCCTCCAGCTCCACAGGAGACATAATATCATTTGGCAACTATCATATATCAGGTACTTTGCCTAGAGCTTGCCAAGTATTTTTACATTTAGTCTCACAACAATTGTGAGAGAAAGGATCATTTTCCgattttgttaaaaaacaaaaaaccaaggctcagaaaagttaaatattttgccCAGGATCACATGCCTAGAAAATGGCAGCTGGTTCCTGACCCAGATCAGCCTGTGCACTCACATGTTATTATTCTTCTTTCTTCAATATG
Proteins encoded in this window:
- the MAGEF1 gene encoding melanoma-associated antigen F1; this translates as MLQKPESGALPIPQAEREMDGSHDGETQALTASQEMAPSPLLQESPEEDLGAVREEGATEPCLTPRGARALAAKTLARRRACRRLDRTVAELVQFLLLKDRKKSPITRSEMVKYVIGDLKDLFPEIIARAADHLRYVFGFELKQLDRKHHTYILINKLKPIEDEEEALRGDGPRLGLLMMILGLIYMKGNSAREAQVWAMLRRLGVRPSKYHFLFGYPKRLIMEDFVQLRYLNYRRVPHTNPPECEFSWGPRSNLETSKMKVLGFVAKLHKKEPQHWPVQYREALADEADRARAGASVRARASTYPW